In Bombus terrestris chromosome 6, iyBomTerr1.2, whole genome shotgun sequence, a single window of DNA contains:
- the LOC105665851 gene encoding chymotrypsin-2-like: protein MAKFSILLLLPLIALTNAGPTPRIINGKVAKPGEIPYQVSLQVAKIMFHFCGGSILNERYVITAAHCVTALPVELVVVVAGVVDLQMPTSKHEIETAYVHENYNARDAYANDIALIKVKEPFVKSTLVSFVPMPSPGEIAKTNDPAIVSGFGTLTYEGEMTKLLHWVDIKIADQNYCNRMYKNVIHNTQLCAYDNTTVKGHCDGDSGGPLTVNGKLHGIVSWSKNCANVVYPSVYTRVSSYLNWINEHAV, encoded by the exons ATGGCGAAATTCAGTATTCTTTTGCTTTTACCTTTGATCGCTTTGACAAATG CTGGACCCACGCCAAGAATCATAAACGGAAAGGTAGCGAAACCAGGTGAAATTCCTTACCAg GTGTCGCTGCAAGTAGCAAAAATTATGTTTCATTTCTGTGGCGGATCTATTCTCAACgaacgttacgttataactgcTGCTCATTGCGTCACAgc GCTACCGGTGGAATTGGTGGTAGTTGTTGCTGGCGTAGTTGATCTACAAATGCCAACTTCGAAACATGAGATCGAGACCGCTTATGTTCATGAAAATTATAATGCCAGAGATGCCTATGCGAACGACATTGCTCTAATCAAG GTGAAAGAACCTTTCGTGAAGTCTACTTTAGTATCTTTCGTGCCCATGCCCTCCCCCGGAGAAATCGCCAAAACTAACGATCCAGCTATAGTTTCTGGATTTGGTACACTCACG TATGAAGGAGAAATGACAAAGCTTTTGCACTGGGTGGATATCAAAATAGCTGACCAAAATTACTGCAACCGAATGTATAAGAACGTTATCCACAACACACAGCTCTGTGCGTACGATAATACCACTGTGAAAGGACATTGCGAT GGTGATTCCGGTGGTCCTTTAACGGTGAATGGAAAACTTCATGGAATCGTCTCTTGGTCAAAGAATTGCGCGAATGTCGTATATCCATCGGTCTACACGCGAGTCAGCTCGTATCTTAATTGGATAAATGAACACGCGGTATAA